aaaagaCTGTTGATCCATCCACTGTATTTATTTGGATTAATTTGAGGCTGTCAGAAATGTTCTGGAAAGCTTTAGTATTTTGTCAGCTTCCAGTTCTTTGATATTTTAAGCAGTAGGCACTTAATGCATATTGCCTAAATTGTGTTTTCCTCTTCAGTGTGCTGCCTGTAGGCCACTCAACCTACAGAGAGGAATGGTAATTCATGTGGATGTTTTATTCTGGAGTCTCCTGTTACTGTTAACTGCATGAGTGATAAATGCTGTGTGTGGGTGAAAGATTAAATTGCAGATTAAATAAATGAAGCGAAGATAATTAATACCAGTAGAATTTTACAGCCAAGTTTTTATCTATGTGTATTCCTAAATTTTAGGATGCTGAGTTTTTATTGTTAGCAGTACTCTGGTGCCAATACTTGACCTTAACTAAGAACACTTTTGCTAGTGTTCTCCTGGTGAAAACAGTCTGGGTTACCTTTCTTTTAATTAGTTTAATTGTTTTATGTCTTAGATAAAACATTGTGGGTTTTGCAGGTCATTTTTTAAGGGTCTGTATGTCTTTTATCATCTGTTACTTATATACAGCATTTGGTGTTTGAGTGGAAATCAAGCAAAATGGTGAAATGTAAAGATGAttcttttagggtttttttcttttttttttttagaacaaATTCTGTACAACATAAAACAGGAGTACAAACGCATGCAGAAGAGAAGACATTTAGAAAATAGCTTCCAGCAGACAGATCCTTGTTGTTCTACTGATGCACAGCCACATGCATTTCTCCCTACTGGACCAGCTTTGCCAGGTACCCAGATAATTCTGTGTAATTTTCATATGTTTTCTTAGACTCTGCTTgtgtaaacatttttttctagttACTTGGTGTTTTATGGCACCTTCTCACCAGttactgttggttttttggCCATAAATTGTGTGTAATTCTGCTATATTCTGTTATTTTGTCAGATTCCATTGGAGTAAATAGTTTTACCCCTTGGTTACTTTTTTGGCAATAATAGCATTGGTCTGGAAGATGGTAGCTTTTCATTTTAAGAATTGGTAGGACAGAAAGCTGGCATTGTTTTCAGGAGACCATCCTGTCTGCTCTGTCGCTGATACTGTAATAGGCTTTTGCAAAGCATCTGTCTTTGCACCAATACACTGTAATACTGTACtgtaatttttatataaaatagaAGCTTAAATTTGTACATGGACACTGCCATGTAAATGGTGTTTGCATTGTTTGTGTAACGCTTGGGGTTTTGATAGCTGTACTTGTTGTCCATTGCAGATGTCTTCCTTTTGAGCATCCAGTTCTGCTTCAGTAGTGATTAGGAGGATCAAACAGCAGAGAAAGTCTTCTTCAAATGTTTTGTAAAGTTCCTTTAATGTGGAAGGTGTGAAAAAACTGATTATAAAAAACTAGTTCTGATCTATTTGTAATTGTAAATTGGTATGCCCAAATATTTAATCTTAGGTACTTCATCTGCAGCATCATCACCATTGAAAAAAGAACAGCCCCTGTTTACTCTCAGACAAGTTGGAATGATCTGTGAACGTTTGCTGAAAGAACGTGAAGAGAAAATCCGTGAAGAGTATGAAGAAATTTTGACCACAAAACTTGCAGGTATCTTACAGTTCAGAATAATATGTCAGAGTGAGTTTGAAAGCCTAAAACTTCTCTTATTTTTGTTACAGTGTATGTTTTTTTCTGACCTAGTCTGATGAAGGAATGGGGTTGCATACATGACAGAAAAGATGACGTTTATTCCCTttgatgggttttttccttctgtgctgctttggatAGAAACTATGACTCCTAGCTGTTACTAGTCAGTGCAGACAGTGGTTTTATTTCAGTTAGAACTTTCTCTTGCTATTGTGTCTGAATTGGtagcttcctctttttttcttttttttttcttatttttttctttttttttttttttttccttccagaaagACTGCCTTTAGAGCTCTTTTTGAAGGACtgtttttttgtcttgttttttttcctgcttgggAACTGACTTCCTTTTTCTGGAATCTGGCAAGATGACAGTAGCTaagttttccctctctcttcccaGTACTTACCATTACACTGGTGCCAGCAGTGTTTGGTATCTGCTTGAGAGTCAGTTCAACTGCTTTTCTGATGCTCCATGTTGAATTCTTGTATTTCACAATTCAGCTGAAATTCTTGGCACCTGATGCCAACTTATCTTTCCATAAGGATCATGCTAATGTCAGCATTGTAAATATGACCTTTCTTCAGTTTTTGAGGTCTTTTACTTCTAAGCCTCTTGTTCGCATTTGAGCACCTAAATTCTTGTGCATTCAGAGTTAGGTGCTTTCACAATTTTCACAATTTCACTATTTGGAGTCTAATTTAATGTTCAGTGTGATGATAATAAAAATCTGAGCACACTGTTCTGCAGCATTGGTTTTGAGTACCTACTGCTGTTCTGCTTCCCTCCTGCAAACACATCAGAATTAAAGTTGGCAGGTCTCTTCAGGTGTGGGAATAAAACCTTTACAGGCACGCACATGTGTAATGTCACCAGGCTTGTGGGTTGCTTGTGATAGTATTGTCTCTTGCACCCGAGATTCTGTTCATGTTCTGCACTTGCTGATCTGCCATTTCTGTGTAAGAAATTGCTATAGTTCTATGTCCCTCTTAAATCTACATCTATTTAAAACTATAACTAGAGCCATGAATACTTCTGCTTTGGGCCTGGTGTTCcatttcagtgtttttctttttaatctgctTCAGCCTGATGAATTAGGACTCCATAGAACTTTTTTCTCCTAATTTATGTATATTAGGAATTGGGTCATTTCTAGTATTTTCTTAAATGGCATTTCATTTAGCAGGCATCATAACCATTTGAAGAC
This Aphelocoma coerulescens isolate FSJ_1873_10779 chromosome 3, UR_Acoe_1.0, whole genome shotgun sequence DNA region includes the following protein-coding sequences:
- the AKIRIN2 gene encoding akirin-2 isoform X1; protein product: MACGATLKRTLDFDPLLSPASPKRRRCAPLSAPASAASSSFAAAASSPQKYLRMEPSPFGEVSSRLTTEQILYNIKQEYKRMQKRRHLENSFQQTDPCCSTDAQPHAFLPTGPALPGTSSAASSPLKKEQPLFTLRQVGMICERLLKEREEKIREEYEEILTTKLAGILQFRIICQSEAHPCKRMGTLLGQTCGTRNYYKSNCIFG
- the AKIRIN2 gene encoding akirin-2 isoform X2; this encodes MACGATLKRTLDFDPLLSPASPKRRRCAPLSAPASAASSSFAAAASSPQKYLRMEPSPFGEVSSRLTTEQILYNIKQEYKRMQKRRHLENSFQQTDPCCSTDAQPHAFLPTGPALPASSPLKKEQPLFTLRQVGMICERLLKEREEKIREEYEEILTTKLAGILQFRIICQSEAHPCKRMGTLLGQTCGTRNYYKSNCIFG
- the AKIRIN2 gene encoding akirin-2 isoform X3, encoding MACGATLKRTLDFDPLLSPASPKRRRCAPLSAPASAASSSFAAAASSPQKYLRMEPSPFGEVSSRLTTEQILYNIKQEYKRMQKRRHLENSFQQTDPCCSTDAQPHAFLPTGPALPGTSSAASSPLKKEQPLFTLRQVGMICERLLKEREEKIREEYEEILTTKLAEQYDAFVKFTHDQIMRRYGEQPASYVS